The following nucleotide sequence is from Caldibacillus debilis DSM 16016.
TTTTGCCCGTCCATTTCCGGTAACCGCCTTGCAGATGGTAGAGCTGGCGGTATCCTTTTTTGTACAGCATTTGCGCGGCCCTGCCGCTTCGCAGGCCGTTTTGGCAATAAAGATAGACCGGTTTGTCCGGACGGATCTCTTTGAAACGCAATTTCAACTGGGACAAGGGGATGTTTCTTGCCCCCAAAATAT
It contains:
- a CDS encoding rhodanese-like domain-containing protein, which produces MYVLLGIIAFITVYALFQYFYQKRVVKALTQEEFIQGYRKAQLIDVREPNEFESGHILGARNIPLSQLKLRFKEIRPDKPVYLYCQNGLRSGRAAQMLYKKGYRQLYHLQGGYRKWTGKIKVGK